The following proteins come from a genomic window of Natrinema saccharevitans:
- a CDS encoding monovalent cation/H+ antiporter subunit D family protein, which yields MSSADLLLPLLIAVPILAATLPIALGLWFDRTGWYVAAATTGGLFVGAVALANEVYTGGNVIHRLGGYPREYGIELVADEFSTLIVLLVTAVAAGVLAYTRRGGPRGNTFYTAYLLLVSGLLGISMTGDVFNLFVFLEITSIATYALVASGDGPEAAVAALKYLILGTVAASMYLIGVAFVFMATGTLNMVELAAAIPEANATLIRAGIGFMIVGFAVKVAQWPLHTWQPSAYHRAPDGVTPLIAALVSTASAYAFGRVIVTVFGVDYLTAVPNLAPIVLTIGCVSVLAGTVLAVIQTDVKRMLAYSSVSQFGLVIAAYGVVVAGESETALVGAVVHLVGHGLLKAGLFLGAALVATSYGARTVDEYAGLAKRRPFVAGSMAVLLFALVGVPPGVGFVGKWYIALGAVESQLWPVAAVIFLSTMLTLAYAARLLEKMYFTPSAPADATHPGTAATDGGTTDADAAAAIRGAESADPVSVGMIAVVVVAAVAAVALGFAGGTVADLLEPFLTEVFN from the coding sequence ATGAGTAGCGCCGATCTGCTCCTGCCGTTGCTGATCGCCGTCCCGATTCTGGCGGCGACGCTGCCGATCGCGCTCGGCCTGTGGTTCGATCGGACCGGCTGGTACGTCGCCGCGGCCACGACCGGCGGCCTCTTCGTCGGGGCCGTCGCCCTCGCGAACGAAGTCTACACCGGCGGGAACGTGATTCACCGACTCGGCGGCTACCCCCGCGAGTACGGAATCGAACTCGTCGCCGACGAGTTCTCGACTCTCATCGTGTTGCTCGTGACCGCCGTCGCCGCCGGCGTCCTCGCCTACACGCGACGCGGCGGCCCGCGCGGGAACACGTTTTACACCGCCTACCTGCTGCTGGTCAGCGGCCTACTGGGTATCTCGATGACCGGCGACGTGTTCAACCTCTTTGTCTTCCTCGAGATCACGAGCATCGCGACCTACGCTCTGGTCGCCAGCGGCGACGGCCCCGAGGCGGCGGTCGCGGCCCTGAAGTACCTGATTCTGGGAACCGTCGCCGCCTCGATGTACCTGATCGGGGTCGCGTTCGTCTTTATGGCGACCGGGACGCTCAACATGGTCGAACTCGCCGCCGCGATCCCCGAGGCGAACGCCACCCTGATCCGGGCCGGCATCGGGTTCATGATCGTCGGCTTCGCCGTCAAGGTCGCCCAGTGGCCGCTACACACGTGGCAGCCAAGCGCCTACCACCGGGCCCCCGACGGCGTGACGCCGCTGATCGCGGCGCTCGTCTCGACGGCCTCCGCGTACGCGTTCGGCCGCGTGATCGTCACCGTCTTCGGTGTCGACTACCTCACCGCCGTGCCGAACCTCGCTCCGATCGTCCTGACGATCGGCTGCGTGAGCGTCCTCGCCGGCACCGTTCTGGCGGTGATTCAGACCGACGTCAAGCGGATGCTCGCCTATTCGTCGGTGTCGCAGTTCGGGCTGGTGATCGCCGCCTACGGCGTCGTCGTCGCCGGCGAGTCCGAAACCGCGCTGGTCGGTGCCGTCGTCCATCTGGTCGGGCACGGCCTCTTGAAGGCCGGCCTCTTCCTCGGAGCCGCCCTCGTCGCGACGAGCTACGGCGCGCGCACCGTCGACGAGTACGCCGGCCTCGCCAAACGCCGGCCGTTCGTCGCCGGCTCCATGGCCGTCCTCCTGTTCGCGCTGGTCGGCGTCCCGCCGGGCGTCGGCTTCGTCGGCAAGTGGTACATCGCCCTGGGTGCCGTCGAATCGCAGCTCTGGCCGGTCGCCGCCGTGATCTTCCTCAGTACCATGCTCACCCTCGCCTACGCCGCCCGCCTGCTCGAGAAGATGTACTTCACGCCGTCGGCACCGGCCGACGCGACTCACCCGGGGACGGCCGCGACCGACGGCGGCACGACCGACGCCGACGCGGCGGCCGCCATCCGCGGCGCGGAGTCGGCTGATCCGGTCTCGGTCGGCATGATCGCCGTCGTCGTGGTCGCCGCCGTCGCCGCCGTCGCGCTCGGCTTCGCCGGCGGGACCGTCGCCGACCTGCTCGAGCCGTTCCTCACGGAGGTGTTCAACTGA